One Ficedula albicollis isolate OC2 chromosome Z, FicAlb1.5, whole genome shotgun sequence DNA window includes the following coding sequences:
- the LOC101813314 gene encoding uncharacterized protein LOC101813314 isoform X1 — protein sequence MELFRLSLGCICLLPWIEVAEGQGFLIRNTRLEKCIRASHETSSISLASCKEHSGQQQWGWDPDTGTIVSLHTKQCLSAHRARHNALVKLEPCGDWEHQAWSCSKKGHLTLQSLGFHLGTKEGGHKVFVSREKDKFSRWKTLADETICAAARTAAQRPSKPTQQALDTRVWIYETKTIGSSKIDAADRESSVSLTDSPLANKFNSTVFPLRTKQAQLPANEDPSHNHSKKHGNRGKNAGARLAGTNWKTAMLVLSPLAFILGLIILTLNVHYNKKKKILSALKSSPANSSRADLREPAPLRRGAQPYLPPSRSPSLRRGEILIEWKDGTVTPLFDNINYQVD from the exons ATGGAGCTTTTCAGGCTGAGCCTGGGCTGCATTTGCCTCCTTCCTTGGATTGAGG TAGCAGAGGGACAAGGCTTCCTCATAAGGAACACCCGGCTGGAAAAGTGCATCCGGGCCTCCCACGAGACCAGCAGCATCAGCCTGGCCAGCTGCAAGGAGcactctgggcagcagcagtggggctgggaccCCGACACGGGCACCATCGTCAGCCTGCACACCAAGCAGTGCCTGTCGGCGCACCGGGCGCGCCACAACGCTCTGGTCAAGCTGGAGCCCTGTGGAGACTGGGAACACCAGGCATGGTCCTGCAGCAAGAAGGGACACTTgaccctgcagagcctgggcttCCACCTCGGCACCAAGGAGGGAGGCCACAAGGTCTTTGTCTCAAGGGAGAAGGACAAGTTCAGCAGGTGGAAGACGCTGGCAGATGAAAccatctgtgctgctgcccgGACAGCAGCTCAGAGGCCCAGCAAGCCAACACAACAAGCTCTAGACACACGTGTGTGGATCTATGAAA CTAAAACCATTGGTTCATCAAAGATTGATGCTGCGGACAGAGAATCTTCTGTGAGCCTGACTGACTCCCCTCTGGCTAACAAATTCAACAGCACAGTGTTCCCACTCAGGACCAAACAGGCACAGCTCCCGGCAAATGAGG ATCCATCCCACAACCATTCCAAGAAGCATGGAAATCGGGGGAAAAATGCAGGGGCCAGGCTTGCAG GCACGAATTGGAAGACTGCCATGCTGGTTCTCAGCCCCTTGGCATTCATACTGGGATTAATAATACTGACACTCAATGTTCACTACAACAA gaaaaagaaaatcctctcTGCTCTGAAGAGCTCTCcagccaacagcagcagagctgatttACGGGAGCCAGCCCCCCTGCGAAGAGGTGCCCAGCCTTACCTCCCACCATCCCGCTCCCCCTCCCTGAGGCGAGGAGAGATCCTCATCGAGTGGAAAGATGGGACTGTTACTCCTCTTTTTGATAACATCAATTACCAAGTGGACTAG
- the LOC101813314 gene encoding uncharacterized protein LOC101813314 isoform X2: protein MELFRLSLGCICLLPWIEAEGQGFLIRNTRLEKCIRASHETSSISLASCKEHSGQQQWGWDPDTGTIVSLHTKQCLSAHRARHNALVKLEPCGDWEHQAWSCSKKGHLTLQSLGFHLGTKEGGHKVFVSREKDKFSRWKTLADETICAAARTAAQRPSKPTQQALDTRVWIYETKTIGSSKIDAADRESSVSLTDSPLANKFNSTVFPLRTKQAQLPANEDPSHNHSKKHGNRGKNAGARLAGTNWKTAMLVLSPLAFILGLIILTLNVHYNKKKKILSALKSSPANSSRADLREPAPLRRGAQPYLPPSRSPSLRRGEILIEWKDGTVTPLFDNINYQVD from the exons ATGGAGCTTTTCAGGCTGAGCCTGGGCTGCATTTGCCTCCTTCCTTGGATTGAGG CAGAGGGACAAGGCTTCCTCATAAGGAACACCCGGCTGGAAAAGTGCATCCGGGCCTCCCACGAGACCAGCAGCATCAGCCTGGCCAGCTGCAAGGAGcactctgggcagcagcagtggggctgggaccCCGACACGGGCACCATCGTCAGCCTGCACACCAAGCAGTGCCTGTCGGCGCACCGGGCGCGCCACAACGCTCTGGTCAAGCTGGAGCCCTGTGGAGACTGGGAACACCAGGCATGGTCCTGCAGCAAGAAGGGACACTTgaccctgcagagcctgggcttCCACCTCGGCACCAAGGAGGGAGGCCACAAGGTCTTTGTCTCAAGGGAGAAGGACAAGTTCAGCAGGTGGAAGACGCTGGCAGATGAAAccatctgtgctgctgcccgGACAGCAGCTCAGAGGCCCAGCAAGCCAACACAACAAGCTCTAGACACACGTGTGTGGATCTATGAAA CTAAAACCATTGGTTCATCAAAGATTGATGCTGCGGACAGAGAATCTTCTGTGAGCCTGACTGACTCCCCTCTGGCTAACAAATTCAACAGCACAGTGTTCCCACTCAGGACCAAACAGGCACAGCTCCCGGCAAATGAGG ATCCATCCCACAACCATTCCAAGAAGCATGGAAATCGGGGGAAAAATGCAGGGGCCAGGCTTGCAG GCACGAATTGGAAGACTGCCATGCTGGTTCTCAGCCCCTTGGCATTCATACTGGGATTAATAATACTGACACTCAATGTTCACTACAACAA gaaaaagaaaatcctctcTGCTCTGAAGAGCTCTCcagccaacagcagcagagctgatttACGGGAGCCAGCCCCCCTGCGAAGAGGTGCCCAGCCTTACCTCCCACCATCCCGCTCCCCCTCCCTGAGGCGAGGAGAGATCCTCATCGAGTGGAAAGATGGGACTGTTACTCCTCTTTTTGATAACATCAATTACCAAGTGGACTAG